The following nucleotide sequence is from Parus major isolate Abel chromosome 4, Parus_major1.1, whole genome shotgun sequence.
aCTTCTCATTCTTCACTGCTCAATATGTAGCCACTATGGCCATTCATTAGACAAATGTAAACTGAGACACATCAGAAGGAgagcaatattaaaaaaataaaaataaatacctgaaCTAGCTGCATGATTCAGACATAcagagaagttttaaaattccttcttaCAATTAGCCTTCAAGGATTTCTTACAGCAAAGATGATTAGGAAATTAGAATAATGACAGCTTAGAGTTGTCTTTTCTTATTTCCAATACTTTCCTTAGTTCTGATTGCAGGAGTAATTTTTAAGTAGTATCCGTTTGTATTATTAATCCATTTTCCCACAGGCCTGTTGTCAGAAGTAAAATgtcttaattaattaatttctactCCATGTGTGATTTAGTGATTGTCAAATGAATCTAAAGTACATTCACTGAaaactgtgtgtgtttcttcattataaatttaatttttaatatgcataTGTCATCCTTCATTGCTGCGTTAgctattaaattaattatattcaGAAATGTATCAAAATCTAAGTACGgacctgaaaaaaatacagttctggAAACACACTAGTTTATATAATGGAAACTGTTTCTGGCATGCCTTTCAATTCAGACATAGACTAGAACATATCTTACAGGTGTCTAGtgctgcacagaaaatattttttaaaagactgcaCAAGTGTCCTCAATCAGAAACAGGAAACATCAATAATAACTTCACAAGCTTTTGGTATTTGCAGAGTTTTGAAGGTTTCTAGTAGGAATGGGGAGAATGGGGAGGAAACTCTGATCCATTACTCAGCTATCTGACAAGAAAGATCTGAGAAAtatgaggaggaaaaggggtGTTCCATGTTATTAATGCAGCATctatcaaaaataattaattcagtttGAATGTAAAATATAACTTAATTGAAGCACATAACCTTCCAGCTATCCAAAGCTGATATACTAGGAGCAATACAgatgatttttcttaaattattcaCATCTAAATTGTTCGGTAAcactgaaaaaaccaaaaaaaaacacctgtgtTTTATGAGAGCCATCTTCCTAAGGTGCTCACCTCTCTGCAATTCACACAGGTAATATGTTAAGGGAAGCTACAGATGCTCTCCTATTATAGTAagttttccaagactttaatAGTTGCACTTAAATGTgtggattttcttctctgttctaATGAACTGAAAACCAACAATCCATTGTGACCTACTGGCTTGTGCACCTATTCTCATCTTGCTCACACGAGTAGAACAAGCACGTactatttaaaagaatatttgtaTACTTAATCTTAGCCAGAATTCATCTTTAACAGTTCATCCCTTAATCATTTACGGGGAAAACCACTAATAATTTTCTAAGATGTTTTAATAAAGTGTGACTATAGAGATAATCCTGTCAgtgaactttctttttcttttcaaggatCTGGTAACAGACATAAAAGAGAATCTCTCTCATCACTTTAAAGAAGTTATGGTTGGCTTGATGTATCCACCTGCCTCCTATGATGCCCACGAGCTTTGGCATGCCTTGAAGGTAATCTTCATAGTCAGACTTGTTTAGAGTTGCAGTTATTAATTAGAGTACTGGAGATAtgttaatttgttatttttgtttttacatttcattGGTTGATAAACTAGAGAAAATTAGTACACTGGAGTAGTGTACTATCATATAGTCCACTAGTTATGAGAAATAAAGTGGTGTTTCAAGTTTATTCATTGGTACGCTAAAACTAGCATAAATAATATCCTTATCACGGAACAAATACAACCCAATTAACACCCATGgtaaattcagaaaatgaagaaatatttatacagGGACATGTAAGATGCTGTTTTTGCAAGCATTTAAGCATTTATGTATGTTACAAACCAAATTTATTTCCACAGCCAGTGCCATGCAGTAAGGCTCCACCTCTCTAAAGACCAATACTTCTTTAGCAGAACATGTCTTTGCATAAACACTTACAAATTACTCTGCAACAAAGCAGTGGTAACTCCACTAAAACAGAATTGATTTGCCATTTtgaagaaatctttttcttccctggatCTGAGACTGCAATCCTCACACAACTgaagttttgaaagaaagacattttttcaaatatcaaaTCATTAAATGGAGAAATTCATTCCCACAGGGCATTGTGGAGACCAAAAGCACAACGTAGTTCATAGATGACTTCAATATATTCTTTGAAACCAGGCTGACTGTTGGctattgaaaataataattcttcTCAGGAAATTCCTGAATTACCAACTCCTAAAAGACAGGAAGGCATATCAGAGTTCaatcctgttttcattttctttccatgaatATTTGCTACTGTCTGCTGTCACAAGACACAGATTACAGGACTTTGGGAAAGATGATTTATCTTGCCAATTTTGAGAATTCtacccccaccccccccaccaaaaaaaaaaaaaagagttagtttttcttgttcttcagACACTTAATTTTTAGAACTACTGGTATGTCTTTATTATAGTTGGCATTAAAAGGATTTCGAAATATCATTGCTAATAAAGAAATCTTGTCTTTCATTAATATTATTGACAAAATTgccaaagtttattttttcctaaatgtggATCAAGCTCAAACTTTCTTACAGTATTCTATCTTGACCTGGATTCTTATGgccaaggtaaaaaaaaaaaaacagctcatGTGTATCCATGGGCTCTGAAGTTCTCCATATCTCAAATGCACAATAGTCATTAACACTATCCATGTGCATATCAAAAGCACCACATCCTATGTCAATTGaagtttataaaattaattcacaCCCTATGGGAAAATACAGTGATTTGCAGCACTGCATGTACTCCATGGTGCTTTCCTTTAATACCAAGTTCTTTGCTAGATATTACAGATTGTAGCATCCccaaataactttaaaaaataaaaaaaaataagataagaAGATAGAAGACCAACATAATACCTATGCTCATGTCTGCTTAAGATTTCCTGAACACTTGCTAGGGATATGCTCAATCTTtgcttctgatttctttcagcAAACAATAATTCTTACTAAAGCTCTGAAATTATTCCCATTATGTTTCAGTCAACACTAGTCTTGCTTCATTTCCCACTTGCTAATGTACATgctgaaattcagatttaaaaatgtatttgaaatacGGGATTTTACTACTAAAGTAATTCAAACAGGTAGATTATGCAAAAGTACACTACAGTAATTgctattattttgttatttctgacAAGAACAGCATTGCTTTCTTCTAAAAATTGGGATTTCTACTACACGACATCTTTTCATATTCACTTCTTTCTGTACAGGGCGtagacacagaagaaaaatgtctaaTTGACATATTAGCCTCAAGATCAAATATGGAGATCTTCCAGATGAAAGAAGCCTACCTTATGCGTAAGCTTTTTTACcaagtgcagagcagcagctgtacTATGTGTGTTCTCGAGGTATTAGCACATATAAAGGAACAGAACTACAAAAAATGACTTCGCAATACAGACTGGTTCCCTTACCACATCCTCTCCCATAACTATATACAAAAGGTTGAAGCAATGTGGTGGGTGGGCAGGCCAGTGGGGAAAGTGGCTGAGGGCCCCCAGCAGGGCTAGACAGATGTACCAGCCCCACAGCCATGTCCTTGTAGAACCTGCCCAGGTTACACTGGACTAGAATAAGCCTATTTATCCTTTATTTGATAATCTTCATTTGCACTATTCCGATCATGTTCATTTGTGATTTAGATTGTATGTTTTTGGTTTAACGTAGAATATAATACTGATCTTCAACAAGATATTGATTCTGAGACTTCAGGTCACTTCAGAGATACACTCATGAACCTTGCTCAGGTACTGTAAAAACAAGAACTATGACTTATATTTCTAAAAGTTTCATAATAACTTTCAATCATATTTGATAAGATTTTAAGGTGACTGTGATTAAAGCTAGTTCAGTAGGGCTGCACTTTTAAAGAGACAGGAGGGAAGCTGATGAGGAACAGAAACTGATTCCTTCATCTATTCTGACTTAGACTTTGGATAGCAGATGGAAGCAAAggtaaacaaattattttataaagtcCCATTGGTATTCAACTGCCAACCCTTTGCTCCATCTGTCTCATCTCAAAAGGAGTCTACTTGCATGTACAAATGTGattgtcatttttaaaagcatgtgcTTTCACCATTATCAGAATATAAGCCAGTCAAACATTATGTGAAAATAGATATATTCACATTTTActaagaaataaagaattaaagaGTTTACTGCTTAAAATATAATGTTGTTTGTGATACTGCATATGCTAAAACACAAAATGCTAGCACAAAGGCAAAGGAATTATCACTTTTACATACCAACTTTTGCAGTTTTACCAGTCTGTAGTTTATACAACAAAGAGGTCATTTTTGTCATTCTCATTGTAGTCACTGTGCTCATtatctttaaaatcttttgtaaACCAGAGTAACAAATAATGGACTGCCATGAGATAACAGCATACATAAGGTGTATCTGTAATTTTATATACATGCATGTCTGTGCAAAAACTTCTtacattaatttgaaataacAGTAGGCTtcactgaagtaaaaaagacagaagtttcaaaaacagaagaggaaatataaagaggaaatattttttcttgcgctggatttttttttacttataataaaaattcttccttgCTTAAAAATGAAGTTAGAGATTAAGCAACCTTACTTCTCATAATTATTAAAACCATGGGATATACTTAACCCATCAAATGaaccaaatttaaaataatctcataTTATATTTTATCAGTCCTAATTTCCTTAAACCACAAGTATTGATAAAGAGACCTAAAATCAGCAATTACATGGctaaaaaaatctgctatttCACTCAAGGAAGAGTTGTGGGAAATTTCATCTTGACTCAGTTATACTGTATACTCCTGAAGACTGTCAGTCAAATTGCTCATGCTTCATATCATCTTATATTAAAAGTCTGTGATACTTCATTAAAACATACCCTTTCTAGTTCTATAACCATGCAACACTTCCAGTGCatcttttaatgcttttttgcAGAAAACCTCTGCTTTGATTTCTATTAAATCAGACTACTGAGAGAAATCAACATGCTCCACATATGCAGGGCAAACTATTCAATTGCTATAGTATTGTATTTATGGTTTTCATGTCCAGCCTGAGGCAGATTAGAAGTTATAGGTTAGGGTCCTTCCTAAAGAAATTAACAGAGTTATAATAGTTTCAAATTCAGGCTAATTAATATTCTAGTCTGAGACAAAcaatttattctgattttctttttttgagtaTTAATTGAAATATGATAATTTTCTACactttaaaacataattatacAAATGTTACTGGAGAAAGTGGGCATTTGACTCATGTAGAGTattattaaagttattttactgccctgtctttattcctttgttttcttgtgtatGTAATTTTATACAGCCATTCCGTCATAATACACTTCAGATAATTTATCTTACTACTAGAAATTTAACTGTGAAATTCTCAGCATTTAATTAACAtgcaaattaacatttttaacaaaaagaacTACAAATAAGTCTTTCTACAAGCTGAAAGCCAATACCTAATTTTAATCCTCCCCTTCACATGTAAGGTAACATGACTGTAAATTTAAACTAAATTAGTTCAATCACATATTATTAAGGCAGTAACTTATTATGAGCTTCAGATTCTTAAGAGTTCTGCAAACAAGGCTGATTTGTATCCTTACAAAATGACTAATAGTTATAAAAGCAATTCCAAAAGTAGTGTGCTCTTCTATTTTACTGACTATATAATTAAGATCATAGTGTGTTTACTAAAGAATTTTGCTTGGGTTGTGTAACTGGAAAGCTATTAAATGTATGGGAAAATTAGAAGTAttcttttggggtttgtgtATCAAAGTTGTCAATTTCCTTGTCTTGGATCTTAATTTTAGACAATGATTATGAGCAAGCAAAATCTCCATTATTTGATGAGCTTTCTCCTATGGTTTGcgtaggaagaaaaatacattgagAAAAGATTCTTTCTGGTAATATGCATATTGATAAGAACTAATCAGTGAATGGAAAATGTTACTCTTATCCTTGTTTTTCCCCCAGTTACATATTAGAGTAAAAAATATAACATCCATAATCCTGAAAATGGTGGTGGTCAggtaaaaagttatttaaaataagacaaaaatgGGATAGATTTATCCATTTAccccactttttctttttacaagaCTGTTTGTCATTACAGAATTCCtcttattaaagaaaattaagacaCAATATGACAACTTGAAGATGTTGGCCACATTCTGCAAATTCAACCATGTAGTATACTGATCCAACCTAGAAATCTATGTTATCCCAAGAAATTAATCATAGCTTCATATACAGAGAACTTTATATTCCTACAGTAGTTTAGCATTTTGAATATCTATCTCTTTTTTGCCTCAGGGAACAAGGATGGAAGGATATGCAGACCCTTCCACAGCTGCTCAGGATGCAATGGTAAATATGCTCAGATATGAAGTtctcaaacattaaaaaaaaaaaacaaaccagaaaacaaatgttgaaaAGTGATTAAGGacttacttaaaatattttgtgtggttcccccccccttttttctGATATATTAGATTCTATGGGAAGCATGTCAGCAGAAGACAGGCGAACACAAAAACATGCTGCAAATGATTCTCTGCAACAGGAGTCACCAGCAGCTGTGGATGGGTAATCCAGCAGTTCAGCTGTTTCAACACagagtggaaaggaaaaatgcaacTCACTAAGAAAGCTATGCTTTGCATGCCAAGACAGTCAGTGTGCAGCAGGACATTAGCCTGAAACCTAAGTGTGAACTGTTGGAGCTCTCAGACTTCCACCAATGTTAATGGGAATTTGGAAGTAATGCAAAGCTGAACTTTGCCCGATGACTACTGACAGCTGTAAACAGAACAGACAGGCATCAGGATGCCAAATAACCCAGAAAAGAATGTGTGACCAAAGAAAGGCAAATGTTACAGCTTCACTGTCTACACATGACACAACAGGATGAGGGAGATTTTTCTTAactattttattcatttttcctaAGCAACTCTAAGGGAGAAAACACCTTGGGAGAGCTGGATGGAGTATTTTCAACAAACATTTGCATGTGAAAACACATTCCTGTGTTGAAGCTTTTCCCAAGAAGTTTCATAGAAGTTTTGGATGGGAGCACTTCAGTGTTTACATCTGCTCTCAAGTAATGAacataaacacagaaacacaagagccatttttatttaaaacagaaaatcaaatataGCTACAGATTGCAGGAAATTTATGTGAGCTCATCCAAATCTTCCATTATAGAAAATAAACCTATTTTATCCAGTGACAAGTTTGAGTTTCTGCTCTGCAGTCGAAAAACAGTCTGTCTGCTGACAAGTTTATCACTGTGCAGCCAGCTGTATTTCTTACGTCAGCTTCCAACAGTAGCTTTGAACTACTTTACTATCATGGATCAACAAATTCATTCAGCTGATGATGACAGGATTAACACACCTGCTCTATGTTCTGCTCTCTTCCTGATCTCTGAGGGCCCTTCCTGTACTGTAGTCCTCCACAAGTTTTGTAGTCAGCAGAAAAAGAACTTTCCTCCTTCCCTAACTGAGAAAGCACACCCTGGATATTTGTGTGTCTGCATATCTGCACCTTGCAGCGAGCGTGCACGTCATGCACATCCTGGCTCCTTGCCACAATCCAGGAATCTTGCCAGTTTTAGCCAAGCCAAGCAAGGAAGTTGTCTTATTATTGAGTCATTCTTACAAGTGTCATAAACAGATGTTGCTAGATATGTGGTATGCATTCATTTTATACTGTAGGCTGAAGAAGCCAGGGGGAGAATGTCCTAGAAGCCAGGTTTCAGGCTATTCATTTAGGTTGCCTGACCTGGGCAATATAAACATAATGAAACACTAAGAATAATAAGGgtaaaaaataaactcaatAGTTATAGTACTGGGGAgaagcaagggaaaaataaaaaaataaaaaaaaaaggcgaGTTGATCATTATTAATGAACCAGAATaaacaagactttttttccaCCCCCCTCCCCCAAGTTTTCCAGGAGTTCCAAAATATCTCTGGGCAAGACATAGTAGATGCCATTAATGAATGTTATGATGGATACTTTCAAGAATTACTGGTTGCAATAGGTAATgtaaagacattatttttactAGCAGCAATCTCTTAGTATATTATCTCTTATGCAtcaagaatattatttttctgatattttatcCACTTTAATCTGCTATATTGCGCAATTAAATTTTCAGagataattagaaaaaaatatttttactttcccaTCTAAAAATTTATCTATGCAACACTAGCTTCTGACTGAGCAGAACTAGTATCTACTTTAATTGATAATAAACTTAGTGTGATCAATGATAAGGGCATTTTCAACTGATTTTACACATACTAAATAACCAGCTAAGTTTTCAGGACTTTGGTGGTATATAAATAAGTTCCAAGCTTTATGTACATTTGTCTTTCATTTATAGAATatggataaaatatttctacaaaTAGCACATGTGAATGTATTCACTGATGTTTAATAGGCCCTTTGATGCAACAGCAATGAGGACCCACCACCAAATTATCAATATAGTTGTATTAGTGAATATCAGTAGCTTAATTTTAACCTGACACATGGACAGCACtatttagctttatttttcaaggaGTCCAAAGcctaaagaaattattttataacaaTCTTCTGTTTACCTGTTCCAACTCTTCCCTCCTAGTTCTCTGCATTCGTGACAAGCCCTCCTACTTTGCTTACAGGCTTTATAATGCAATTCACGTAAGTAGTCATTCTACTTAATGTCATAAAAAGAAacttccctattttttttttgtttctttgcttgtttgATTATTCCTAAACAAGTAGTTACAAATCAGTCTCTGCAGTCTTTAAGGTGTGATTTGTGTGTTTTATAGTTGTTGGTACCTACATGAATTTCAAAGCAG
It contains:
- the ANXA10 gene encoding annexin A10 isoform X1, which gives rise to MYCGDYTQGTILPAPNFNPIMDAQLLGGALQGISCEKDVLIEILTQRCNSQRLMIAEAYRDMYSRDLVTDIKENLSHHFKEVMVGLMYPPASYDAHELWHALKGVDTEEKCLIDILASRSNMEIFQMKEAYLMQYNTDLQQDIDSETSGHFRDTLMNLAQGTRMEGYADPSTAAQDAMILWEACQQKTGEHKNMLQMILCNRSHQQLWMVFQEFQNISGQDIVDAINECYDGYFQELLVAIVLCIRDKPSYFAYRLYNAIHDFGFHNKTVIRILIARSEIDLMNIRQRYKERYGKSLFHDIKVSFCKLLHIFSTGITQTVPLCLTI
- the ANXA10 gene encoding annexin A10 isoform X2 — its product is MYCGDYTQGTILPAPNFNPIMDAQLLGGALQGISCEKDVLIEILTQRCNSQRLMIAEAYRDMYSRDLVTDIKENLSHHFKEVMVGLMYPPASYDAHELWHALKGVDTEEKCLIDILASRSNMEIFQMKEAYLMQYNTDLQQDIDSETSGHFRDTLMNLAQGTRMEGYADPSTAAQDAMILWEACQQKTGEHKNMLQMILCNRSHQQLWMVFQEFQNISGQDIVDAINECYDGYFQELLVAIVLCIRDKPSYFAYRLYNAIHDFGFHNKTVIRILIARSEIDLMNIRQRYKERYGKSLFHDIKHFASGHYESALLAICAGDTEDY